Within the Legionella pneumophila subsp. pneumophila str. Philadelphia 1 genome, the region GAAACCTGGTTTATAAAACCAAGGTGCGACAGCACCCTGCCCTGAAAAATTCACAAAGCAGGGTAATCAGCAAAAACAACAGAATCAAATCTATCAAGAATTAACCCGGTCTGGTTAATCCAATAAGCCTAAAGACTTGACCGTGTCACGCTCACTTCGTAATTCGTTTAAAGTGGTATTGAATCTCTCGCGGCCAAAATCGTTGAACTCCAAGTTCTCGACCACTTTTAATTCGCCATGTTCTCTTCGGCATGGGAAAGAGAAAATCAAACCTTCATCGACTCCGTACTCTCCCTTTGAGCGACGGCACATTGAAAACGATTCGCCAGCAGGAGTATCCGTAACCAAATGATTAACTCCTGTAATTATCGCATTGGCGGCAGAAGCAGCAGAAGATGAACCCCGTGCCTTGATCACTGCGGCTCCTCGTTGCTGGACGGTTGATACAAAAGTCTCTTTTAACCAGGTTTCATCATTAATGACTTGCGCAGCAGAAGTTCCATTGATTTTTGCGTTATAAAAATCGGGATATTGGGTGGCGGAATGATTACCCCAAATCGTCATTTGAGTCACTGCAGTAATGTCAACGCCTGCTTTTTTAGCCAATTGAGTACGAGCTCTTAACTCATCCAATGTGGTCATTGCATAAAAACGATCAGAAGGCACGTCTTTTGCGTGAT harbors:
- a CDS encoding malate dehydrogenase is translated as MTNNRVRVAVTGAAGQIGYALVFRIASGQMFGPNTEVELNLLELEPALPSLEGVAMELDDCAFPLLKRIVCTADLNKAMDGVNWALLVGSVPRKQGMERSDLLQINGGIFTKQGQAINDYASDDVRVFVVGNPCNTNCLIAMNHAKDVPSDRFYAMTTLDELRARTQLAKKAGVDITAVTQMTIWGNHSATQYPDFYNAKINGTSAAQVINDETWLKETFVSTVQQRGAAVIKARGSSSAASAANAIITGVNHLVTDTPAGESFSMCRRSKGEYGVDEGLIFSFPCRREHGELKVVENLEFNDFGRERFNTTLNELRSERDTVKSLGLLD